One window of the Desulfuromonas sp. genome contains the following:
- a CDS encoding ABC transporter, which yields MLSTHDLVKVYPGSDHPAIDHLNLEIPRGSIFGLLGPNGAGKTTTISILCTLLQPTSGQALVLGHDVTSRADQIRRRIGVVPQDIALYPALTARENLRYFARILRIPGNRIEQRVDECLDLVGLAAVANKRVSEFSGGMKRRTNLAVGVLHEPELLFLDEPTVGIDAQSRNLILDRLLELNRAGMTLLYTTHYMEEVEQICHDIVIIDHGRALAAGKPDALIAGSAEADNLEELFLQLTGRELRD from the coding sequence ATTCTTTCGACGCACGATCTGGTCAAGGTCTACCCCGGGTCGGATCATCCGGCGATCGACCATCTGAACCTCGAAATTCCCCGGGGATCAATTTTCGGCCTGCTCGGCCCGAATGGAGCCGGCAAGACGACGACGATCTCGATTCTCTGTACCCTTCTGCAGCCGACATCGGGCCAGGCACTTGTTCTTGGCCATGACGTCACCAGCCGGGCTGACCAGATCCGACGCCGGATCGGCGTTGTTCCCCAGGATATCGCCCTCTATCCGGCCCTGACCGCCCGGGAGAACCTCCGCTACTTTGCCCGGATCCTGCGTATTCCAGGCAACCGGATTGAACAGAGGGTCGACGAATGTCTTGACCTGGTCGGCCTCGCTGCTGTCGCCAACAAGCGGGTGAGCGAATTTTCCGGAGGTATGAAACGCCGCACCAACCTGGCGGTCGGGGTTCTGCATGAGCCGGAGCTGCTTTTTCTTGACGAACCGACGGTCGGTATCGACGCCCAGTCGCGCAACCTGATTCTCGACCGGTTGCTCGAACTGAACCGGGCCGGCATGACCCTGCTCTATACCACGCACTATATGGAAGAGGTCGAACAGATCTGTCATGACATTGTGATCATCGACCATGGCCGGGCGCTGGCCGCCGGGAAACCGGACGCGCTTATCGCCGGGTCGGCCGAAGCCGATAACCTCGAAGAACTGTTTCTTCAACTGACCGGCCGCGAGCTCCGCGACTGA
- a CDS encoding acyl carrier protein: protein MSDNLERELIDLIIDFCNVDDAEPDEIPHDRPLIGPDSPFGLDSLDAVEIVVAVQKTYGVRIANENTSREVLQSLTALANYIRENRPA, encoded by the coding sequence ATGAGTGATAACCTCGAACGAGAACTGATCGACCTGATCATCGATTTCTGCAATGTTGACGACGCCGAGCCGGATGAAATCCCCCATGACCGGCCGCTGATCGGCCCCGATTCACCGTTCGGCCTCGATTCTCTCGACGCCGTCGAAATCGTCGTCGCCGTGCAAAAAACCTACGGCGTCCGAATTGCTAACGAAAATACCAGTCGCGAAGTCCTGCAATCCCTGACCGCGCTGGCAAACTACATACGAGAGAACCGTCCGGCCTGA
- a CDS encoding B12-binding domain-containing radical SAM protein, with protein MKILLVNPPNSGRSIPEENYGITSVKQIFRGEPLALEVLAGNLPEHDLEILDLKVEPGRLGEVMTSFSPDLVGFTAMTCEAQAVLKLAAEVRQTSQAAIVVGGVHASADPDFFNREEIDWIVVGIGKQSFRELVDGLAKGDAEFTVPGIARVTPDGPLQYQPRTYSSKDMVEDVAPRYDLVERYRSDYYLESLGIELGFVNSAAGCPYDCSFCCISPITGGTYLTVSADTVIRDIKTLPTPVVRLVDANTFGNPKHALALADAIEAAGIRKQFLADVRSDSVVRYPEMMERWKRIGLRAVVIGFEEIDDNALGAMNKENSALINQQAIEILHRIGITIVGDFIISPDYTEAQFDRLGAFVRTQKIELPMYTILTPLPGTRLYQEMKDRIRIHDLDYYTLTNAVLPTRLDEKIFYQRYADLLVEGHKTAKV; from the coding sequence ATGAAGATACTCCTCGTAAACCCACCCAACAGCGGCCGATCGATTCCGGAAGAAAACTACGGCATTACCTCAGTCAAGCAGATCTTTCGCGGTGAGCCGTTGGCCCTCGAGGTCCTGGCCGGCAACCTGCCGGAGCACGATCTTGAAATTCTTGATCTCAAGGTTGAGCCGGGCCGTCTCGGCGAAGTGATGACTTCGTTCTCTCCGGATCTGGTCGGCTTCACCGCTATGACCTGTGAAGCGCAGGCCGTGCTCAAGCTGGCGGCCGAGGTGCGCCAGACGAGCCAGGCGGCTATCGTTGTCGGTGGTGTTCACGCTTCGGCTGACCCCGATTTTTTCAACCGGGAGGAGATCGACTGGATCGTTGTCGGCATCGGCAAGCAGAGCTTCCGGGAACTGGTAGATGGGCTTGCAAAAGGGGACGCAGAGTTCACTGTTCCGGGCATTGCCAGAGTCACTCCGGATGGCCCCCTGCAGTACCAGCCGCGCACTTACAGCAGCAAGGATATGGTCGAAGATGTAGCGCCCCGCTACGACCTGGTTGAGCGCTACCGTTCCGACTACTACCTGGAGAGTCTCGGCATAGAACTCGGTTTCGTCAACTCGGCCGCCGGCTGTCCATACGACTGTTCGTTCTGTTGTATCTCACCAATAACCGGCGGCACGTATCTGACCGTTTCTGCCGATACGGTGATTCGCGATATTAAAACGCTACCGACCCCGGTGGTCCGGCTGGTCGATGCCAACACCTTTGGCAACCCGAAACACGCGCTGGCGCTGGCCGATGCCATTGAAGCGGCCGGCATCCGCAAGCAGTTTCTCGCCGATGTCAGGTCCGACTCGGTGGTGCGGTATCCGGAGATGATGGAGCGCTGGAAGCGGATTGGTCTGCGCGCCGTTGTCATTGGATTCGAAGAGATCGACGATAACGCCCTCGGCGCAATGAACAAGGAAAACAGCGCCCTGATCAATCAGCAGGCGATCGAAATCCTGCACCGGATCGGCATCACAATTGTTGGTGACTTTATTATCTCGCCCGACTATACTGAGGCGCAGTTTGACCGGCTCGGTGCTTTTGTCCGGACACAAAAAATCGAGCTGCCGATGTATACGATCCTGACGCCTTTGCCGGGAACCCGGCTTTACCAGGAGATGAAGGATCGTATCAGAATTCATGATCTTGACTACTACACCCTCACTAATGCTGTTCTGCCGACCAGGCTCGATGAAAAGATCTTTTATCAGCGCTACGCAGATTTATTGGTCGAGGGCCATAAAACAGCGAAGGTTTGA
- a CDS encoding ABC transporter permease → MILLANIKKELLLLSRDRAGLLVLFVMPMLLVLVLSLIQDNLFRATGESATRALFVNLDQGKLGAELKAQLETTGALELVEQFSGRAIDAELASETVFSGDYQFAIVVPKDFSRQLGTATNAAIQAALDDERSDASPQQLTLYFDPTVRGVYRTAVTNALYRGLLGLEIARKGEALSRLLPIKLQESIDREMAAYGGGIAVELPQLSSGWATSSLIELQEESAYPGKYSTLPTSVQQNVPAWTLFGMFFIVIPLAGTLIRERQEGTLARLMTMPVANSSLLLGKVIAYLLICMVQFGLMLAVGLYILPRFGTPVLELGSAPFALMAVALAAALAACGYGILVGTLARSYDQASTFGAVSVVIAAALGGVMVPVYVMPKVMQNLSIVSPLGWGLDAFLDIFVRNGNLTSVFPRVAALGGFFLVCILIASTVFRHRRRGN, encoded by the coding sequence ATGATTCTTCTGGCCAACATCAAAAAAGAATTGTTATTGCTGAGCCGGGACCGGGCCGGGCTACTGGTCCTGTTCGTCATGCCGATGCTGCTGGTCCTGGTTCTCTCGCTGATCCAGGACAATCTCTTCCGGGCAACCGGCGAGTCGGCGACCAGGGCTCTTTTTGTCAACCTTGACCAGGGAAAACTCGGCGCCGAGCTTAAGGCACAACTCGAAACGACCGGCGCCCTCGAACTGGTTGAGCAGTTTTCCGGCCGCGCCATCGATGCCGAACTGGCCAGCGAGACCGTCTTTTCCGGTGATTACCAGTTTGCGATCGTTGTCCCGAAAGATTTCAGCAGGCAGCTCGGCACCGCCACCAATGCAGCTATACAGGCGGCGCTCGACGATGAACGCAGTGACGCCTCACCGCAGCAGCTGACCCTTTATTTCGATCCGACGGTTCGCGGCGTCTACCGGACGGCGGTGACCAATGCGCTCTACCGCGGCCTGCTCGGCCTGGAAATCGCACGCAAGGGCGAAGCGCTCAGCCGTCTGCTACCGATCAAACTACAGGAGAGTATCGATCGTGAGATGGCGGCCTATGGCGGCGGTATTGCAGTCGAACTGCCGCAACTGTCGAGCGGCTGGGCAACCAGTTCCCTGATCGAGTTGCAGGAAGAATCGGCTTACCCGGGTAAATATTCAACCCTGCCGACCTCGGTTCAGCAAAATGTCCCGGCCTGGACGCTGTTCGGGATGTTCTTCATCGTTATCCCGCTCGCCGGAACCCTGATCCGGGAGCGCCAGGAAGGAACCCTGGCCCGGTTGATGACCATGCCGGTTGCCAACAGCTCGCTATTGCTCGGCAAGGTGATCGCCTATCTTCTGATCTGCATGGTCCAGTTCGGCCTGATGCTGGCGGTCGGCCTCTATATCCTGCCCCGCTTCGGCACCCCGGTTCTAGAACTCGGTTCCGCCCCCTTTGCCCTGATGGCGGTCGCCCTGGCGGCGGCCCTGGCCGCCTGCGGTTACGGCATCCTGGTCGGGACCCTGGCCCGGAGCTACGATCAGGCATCAACCTTTGGTGCCGTCTCGGTCGTGATCGCTGCCGCACTCGGTGGCGTTATGGTCCCGGTATATGTCATGCCGAAGGTCATGCAGAATCTCAGCATCGTCTCGCCGCTTGGTTGGGGCCTCGATGCCTTTCTTGATATTTTTGTGCGTAATGGTAACCTGACCAGCGTATTCCCCCGGGTCGCAGCACTCGGCGGATTTTTCCTGGTCTGCATCTTGATCGCCTCGACGGTATTTCGACACCGCCGGCGCGGCAACTGA
- the dnaJ gene encoding molecular chaperone DnaJ — protein MSKRDYYDILGVNRNASETEIKKAYRKLAIQYHPDKNPGDKAAEDKFKELSEAYAILSDPQQRATYDQFGHAGLEGGGFSSGGFNFGGAPFEDIFGDIFGDIFGSSQGRRGRGRRGDDLRYNLSISFEEAAFGLETKIQIPRHHTCEKCAGSGAAEGTEPRTCDTCGGAGQVRFQQGFFSLTRPCPDCSGEGKIIDKPCKECKGSGRTRVKKSIYLKIPAGVETGTRLKMNGEGEVGEKGGLPGDLYVVISVDEHPIFQREGQDVICEVPISYTQAALGCELQVPTLDGKVKMKVPHGTQSGKVLKLSGKGIPSLQGYGRGDQLVVIRVETPTKLTARQKELLEEFAREGGEDVNPLGKSFFDKVKEIFD, from the coding sequence TTGAGTAAACGCGATTACTACGACATACTCGGGGTCAATCGAAACGCCAGTGAGACCGAGATAAAAAAAGCCTACCGCAAGTTGGCAATCCAGTACCACCCCGACAAGAACCCGGGAGACAAGGCGGCCGAGGATAAGTTCAAGGAACTCTCCGAAGCTTACGCGATTCTCTCCGATCCGCAACAGCGGGCGACCTACGACCAGTTTGGCCATGCCGGTCTTGAAGGCGGTGGCTTTTCGTCCGGCGGCTTTAATTTTGGCGGAGCTCCTTTCGAGGATATTTTCGGTGACATTTTCGGTGATATTTTCGGTAGCAGTCAGGGTCGGCGCGGGCGCGGCCGGCGCGGTGATGATCTGCGCTATAATCTGTCGATTTCGTTTGAGGAAGCGGCCTTCGGGCTGGAGACCAAGATCCAGATTCCGCGCCACCATACCTGTGAAAAATGCGCCGGTAGCGGTGCTGCCGAAGGGACCGAGCCGAGAACCTGTGACACCTGCGGTGGTGCCGGACAGGTCCGTTTCCAGCAAGGCTTCTTTTCCCTGACCCGCCCCTGTCCGGACTGTTCCGGTGAAGGGAAGATTATCGACAAGCCGTGCAAGGAGTGCAAGGGCAGCGGTCGGACCCGGGTCAAGAAATCGATTTACCTGAAGATTCCGGCCGGGGTAGAAACCGGGACCCGCCTGAAGATGAATGGTGAGGGCGAGGTCGGAGAAAAAGGGGGGCTCCCGGGCGATCTGTATGTTGTGATTTCGGTTGACGAGCATCCGATTTTTCAACGCGAAGGGCAGGATGTGATCTGCGAGGTTCCAATCAGCTACACCCAGGCGGCTCTCGGTTGCGAACTGCAGGTGCCGACGCTCGACGGCAAAGTCAAGATGAAGGTACCGCACGGCACCCAGTCCGGTAAAGTTCTGAAGCTCTCCGGCAAGGGGATTCCCTCGTTGCAGGGTTATGGGCGCGGTGACCAGCTGGTTGTCATCCGGGTTGAAACACCGACCAAGCTGACCGCCCGCCAGAAGGAACTGCTCGAGGAGTTTGCCCGTGAAGGGGGCGAAGACGTTAATCCCCTGGGTAAAAGTTTTTTCGACAAGGTTAAGGAAATTTTTGACTGA